One segment of Allorhodopirellula heiligendammensis DNA contains the following:
- a CDS encoding HNH endonuclease signature motif containing protein, with the protein MSVPRARRACVRCGRAHINRSPRCTTCGGAAQPTPRPVDRRRPSAAKRGYGRKWRLARIAFLSDPVNHVCKGCGDAIAVEVDHIVPHRGDLKLFWRRSNWQGLCKPCHSRKTARGG; encoded by the coding sequence ATGTCCGTACCCCGCGCCCGCCGCGCTTGCGTCCGATGTGGTCGAGCACACATTAACCGCTCTCCGCGTTGCACCACTTGCGGCGGCGCGGCCCAGCCCACGCCGCGGCCGGTCGATCGGCGCCGACCGTCCGCGGCGAAACGTGGCTATGGTCGCAAGTGGAGACTTGCGAGGATCGCGTTTCTCTCCGATCCTGTAAACCACGTTTGCAAGGGTTGCGGCGACGCGATCGCGGTCGAGGTCGACCATATCGTCCCCCATCGCGGCGACTTAAAACTTTTCTGGCGCCGCTCTAATTGGCAAGGGCTCTGCAAGCCTTGCCACTCTCGCAAAACCGCCCGCGGAGGTTAG
- a CDS encoding helix-turn-helix domain-containing protein: MRVATRGEIVASVNAGLSYIEAARLAGVSVSTAWRWVHVDTLSPPIRRPTLSEDQKRKIRDAIDSGQASLRQIAIAAGVHHSTVCVIRDRMTVGGHRPRPLRCRGCGSLINTQVCLQCEASLARSSCCAC, translated from the coding sequence ATGCGAGTTGCAACACGCGGCGAAATAGTCGCCTCGGTCAATGCCGGCCTTTCTTACATCGAGGCCGCAAGGCTTGCGGGCGTCTCGGTGTCAACGGCTTGGCGATGGGTTCACGTCGACACACTCAGTCCGCCGATTCGCCGGCCGACTTTGTCGGAAGATCAGAAGCGGAAAATCCGCGACGCGATCGACAGCGGGCAAGCTTCGCTCCGTCAGATCGCGATTGCCGCGGGCGTGCATCACAGCACGGTTTGTGTCATACGCGACAGGATGACGGTCGGTGGCCATCGGCCGCGCCCGTTACGCTGCCGCGGCTGCGGCTCGCTCATCAATACTCAGGTTTGTTTGCAATGCGAAGCATCTCTCGCCCGTTCTTCTTGTTGTGCCTGCTAG
- a CDS encoding phage terminase small subunit P27 family — MGKRGPLPKPTARKRLEGNPGHRQLPDDEPEPRTLSEVPDAPGWLPPLACDAWQLVTEELHAVEMLATLDLPILEMWCISYASWREMFNDVTKNGYTQEFFDAEGNLKYSQPTPAATLLGKFASDCNRWAKVLGLGPAYRVGLRIGDGPKSKASAVDPIAAVLAGVGMQGAAVNPPPKKAAGKRAARTVAKSPRKKRKAAATKAKN; from the coding sequence ATGGGCAAACGTGGACCACTACCGAAGCCGACCGCCAGAAAACGCCTCGAAGGAAATCCCGGCCACAGACAATTGCCCGACGATGAGCCGGAGCCGCGAACACTGTCGGAAGTACCAGACGCGCCAGGGTGGCTGCCGCCGCTCGCGTGCGACGCGTGGCAACTAGTAACCGAAGAACTTCACGCCGTCGAAATGCTCGCGACGCTCGATCTACCTATCCTCGAAATGTGGTGCATATCGTACGCATCCTGGCGAGAGATGTTTAACGACGTGACGAAGAACGGATACACGCAGGAGTTTTTCGACGCCGAGGGAAATTTGAAATACTCACAGCCGACGCCGGCCGCGACGCTACTTGGAAAATTCGCGAGCGATTGCAATCGCTGGGCAAAAGTGCTGGGGCTGGGGCCGGCATATCGCGTTGGCTTGCGCATCGGCGACGGACCAAAGTCAAAAGCATCAGCCGTCGACCCCATCGCAGCCGTTCTAGCGGGCGTGGGGATGCAGGGCGCAGCAGTGAACCCGCCGCCGAAGAAAGCCGCGGGAAAGCGAGCCGCTAGAACCGTCGCGAAGAGCCCGCGAAAGAAACGCAAAGCGGCCGCGACGAAAGCGAAGAATTGA